A window from Lachnoanaerobaculum umeaense encodes these proteins:
- the mnmG gene encoding tRNA uridine-5-carboxymethylaminomethyl(34) synthesis enzyme MnmG → MNIIEKIYDIVVVGAGHAGCEAALAGARLGLKTVIFTVSVDSIALMPCNPNIGGSSKGHLVRELDALGGEMGKCIDKTFIQSKMLNASKGPAVHSLRAQADKQEYSKEMRKTLENAHNLTITQKEITKLIIEDNICKGVETISGSKYYAKAVILATGTYLNARCIYGEVAEYTGPNGLKSANHLTSSLLGLGIDLNRFKTGTPARVDGRTINYSVMQEQYGDDPVVPFSFDTDPESIQKEQIKCYLAYTDEKTHEIIRKNIDRSPLFSGAIKGTGPRYCPSIEDKVVKFPDKDRHQIFVEPEGLYTNEMYLSGLSSSLPEDVQHEMIRSIEGFENAEIVRNGYAIEYDCIDARQLKDSLEFRAIEGLFAAGQFNGSSGYEEAAVQGLMAGINASMKIMGRDAVVIGRDQGYIGVLIDDLVTKESHEPYRMMTSRSEYRLLLRQDNADIRLTKIGYDIGLISEERYQRLIEKEKQIDEEIKRLKNIHIGANAKVQDFLVRNGSTPLQTSANLAEIIRRPELNYDLTKELDEERKELSKEVRDQVNINIKYEGYIKRQESQVKQFKKLENKKIPVNIDYNNVNSLRIEAIQKLSKVRPSSIGQASRISGVSPADITVLLVYLETYKEKNNV, encoded by the coding sequence ATGAATATAATAGAAAAAATATATGATATTGTAGTGGTTGGAGCCGGTCATGCAGGATGTGAGGCGGCACTTGCAGGTGCCAGACTTGGACTAAAAACAGTAATTTTTACTGTAAGTGTTGACTCCATAGCACTAATGCCCTGTAATCCAAATATAGGAGGAAGCTCAAAGGGACATCTTGTCAGGGAGCTGGATGCACTTGGTGGAGAAATGGGCAAATGTATTGATAAGACATTTATTCAATCTAAGATGTTAAATGCATCAAAAGGACCGGCAGTGCATTCACTTAGAGCACAGGCGGATAAGCAGGAATATTCTAAAGAAATGAGAAAAACTTTAGAGAACGCTCATAATCTTACAATAACTCAAAAAGAAATAACCAAATTGATAATTGAGGATAATATATGTAAGGGTGTTGAGACTATATCGGGAAGTAAATACTATGCAAAGGCTGTAATTTTGGCTACAGGTACATATTTAAATGCAAGATGTATATATGGTGAGGTTGCAGAATATACAGGACCAAATGGTTTAAAATCTGCAAATCATCTAACATCTTCTCTTTTAGGATTAGGCATTGATTTAAATAGATTTAAAACCGGTACTCCTGCCAGAGTGGATGGTAGAACTATAAATTATAGTGTAATGCAAGAACAATATGGAGATGACCCTGTAGTTCCATTTTCATTTGATACTGACCCTGAAAGTATTCAAAAAGAACAGATAAAATGCTACTTGGCATATACAGATGAAAAAACACATGAGATAATCAGGAAAAATATAGACAGATCCCCACTATTTTCAGGTGCAATAAAAGGTACAGGTCCAAGATATTGCCCTTCCATAGAGGATAAGGTTGTAAAGTTTCCGGATAAGGATAGACATCAGATATTCGTAGAGCCGGAAGGACTTTATACAAATGAAATGTACTTGTCGGGACTTTCCAGTTCTCTACCTGAAGATGTTCAACATGAGATGATAAGAAGTATAGAAGGATTTGAAAATGCAGAAATAGTAAGAAATGGTTATGCAATAGAATATGACTGTATAGATGCCAGACAGTTAAAAGACAGTTTGGAGTTTAGAGCTATTGAAGGACTATTTGCCGCAGGACAGTTTAATGGAAGTTCAGGATATGAAGAAGCCGCGGTTCAAGGACTTATGGCAGGTATAAATGCGTCCATGAAGATTATGGGAAGAGATGCCGTTGTTATAGGAAGAGACCAAGGGTATATAGGTGTTTTGATAGATGATCTAGTTACAAAGGAGAGCCATGAACCCTACAGAATGATGACATCCAGATCAGAATATAGATTACTTCTTAGACAGGATAATGCGGATATCAGATTAACAAAAATAGGCTATGATATAGGGCTTATATCTGAAGAAAGATATCAGAGACTTATAGAAAAAGAAAAGCAAATTGATGAAGAAATAAAAAGACTTAAAAATATTCATATAGGTGCAAATGCAAAAGTACAGGATTTTTTGGTAAGAAATGGGTCAACTCCACTTCAAACCTCAGCAAATCTTGCCGAAATTATAAGAAGGCCTGAATTAAATTATGATTTAACTAAGGAGCTTGATGAAGAAAGAAAAGAACTTAGTAAAGAGGTCAGAGATCAAGTAAATATAAATATAAAATATGAAGGATATATAAAGAGGCAGGAATCACAGGTAAAGCAGTTTAAAAAACTTGAGAACAAGAAAATACCGGTTAATATAGATTATAATAATGTGAACAGTCTTAGAATAGAGGCGATACAAAAGCTAAGTAAAGTAAGACCAAGCTCTATTGGACAGGCATCAAGAATATCTGGAGTTTCACCTGCTGATATAACAGTTTTGTTGGTATATCTTGAGACTTATAAGGAGAAAAATAATGTATAA
- the rsmG gene encoding 16S rRNA (guanine(527)-N(7))-methyltransferase RsmG: MYNDMVKYLSENNILNVGISDEKKEKLYKFYEILVEKNKVMNLTSITEIKEFTYKHYIDSIALEKVNKDLDKKPYSIADLGTGAGFPGIPLAIVFPNLNMTLIDSLNKRIKFIQEACDILEIKNVNAIHSRAEDIARNKAFRESFDICVSRAVANLASLSEYCLPLVKIGGSFISYKSKGYDIELKEAQKAIKVLGGEIESSVKFDLGEYGERILLDIRKVKPTSNKYPRKAGLPTKEPIK, translated from the coding sequence ATGTATAATGATATGGTAAAATACTTATCAGAAAATAATATTTTGAACGTTGGTATATCTGATGAGAAAAAAGAGAAGCTGTATAAATTCTATGAAATTTTGGTAGAGAAAAATAAAGTTATGAACCTAACTTCTATCACAGAGATTAAAGAATTTACATATAAACATTATATAGATAGTATCGCACTGGAAAAAGTAAATAAAGATTTAGATAAAAAGCCATATAGTATTGCAGATCTAGGTACAGGTGCAGGTTTTCCGGGAATACCATTGGCAATAGTATTTCCAAATCTTAATATGACTTTAATAGATAGTTTAAATAAGAGAATAAAATTTATACAGGAAGCCTGTGATATTCTGGAAATAAAAAATGTAAATGCTATACATTCAAGAGCTGAAGATATTGCAAGAAATAAGGCATTTAGAGAAAGTTTTGATATATGTGTTTCCAGAGCTGTAGCAAATTTGGCATCACTATCAGAATACTGTCTTCCACTTGTAAAAATAGGTGGCAGTTTCATATCATACAAATCAAAAGGATATGATATTGAATTAAAAGAAGCTCAAAAAGCAATAAAAGTATTGGGTGGAGAAATAGAAAGTTCAGTGAAGTTTGATTTGGGTGAATATGGAGAAAGAATACTGCTAGATATAAGGAAAGTAAAACCTACATCAAACAAATATCCAAGAAAAGCGGGATTACCAACAAAAGAACCGATTAAATAA
- a CDS encoding alpha/beta hydrolase has product MKKYLKILTAMMVSSSALIGVSLLNKIMSVHAVSKNLLEKDDIREFEWRFGNIKYRKQGHGNPILLVHSLDVASSSEEWFKIVDELSESYTVYSIDLLGCGLSEKPFMTYTNHIFAQLICDFIKVVIGKRTTVISSGNSSSFVISACDNDNTLFEKIILISPEKLSNGYLIPGKRARTYKAILSTSIIGNLLYNIAVFRLNIKNDFYRKEKFTKEMLAKCYEAAHRGLSPKSLYSSLVCFYTKKNIKFELSQIDNSIIIFEGKYNKDASNIIKEYMKVNPAIETIIVDDSKKYPHIENEEEFLNDLNIYL; this is encoded by the coding sequence GTGAAAAAGTACTTAAAAATTTTAACTGCCATGATGGTTTCTTCCTCTGCTTTGATAGGAGTATCATTGTTAAATAAGATAATGAGTGTGCATGCAGTGTCAAAAAATCTTCTTGAAAAAGATGATATAAGAGAATTTGAATGGAGATTCGGAAATATAAAATACAGGAAACAGGGTCATGGGAATCCTATTTTATTGGTTCATTCATTGGATGTTGCATCTTCCTCAGAGGAATGGTTTAAGATAGTAGATGAGTTGTCAGAATCTTATACTGTGTATAGCATTGACTTACTTGGCTGTGGTCTTTCCGAAAAGCCGTTTATGACATATACAAATCATATATTTGCTCAACTTATTTGTGATTTTATAAAGGTAGTAATTGGGAAAAGAACTACTGTCATATCAAGTGGAAATAGTTCTTCTTTTGTTATTTCTGCTTGTGATAATGATAATACTCTGTTTGAAAAAATAATACTGATATCTCCTGAGAAACTATCAAATGGTTATCTTATACCTGGAAAAAGAGCCAGAACATATAAGGCAATACTTAGTACATCAATTATTGGGAATTTATTATATAATATAGCAGTATTTAGATTGAATATAAAAAATGACTTCTATAGAAAAGAAAAATTTACAAAAGAAATGTTAGCTAAGTGCTATGAAGCAGCTCATAGAGGATTATCTCCAAAATCTTTATACTCAAGTTTGGTTTGCTTCTATACAAAGAAAAATATAAAGTTTGAACTGTCTCAAATAGATAATAGTATTATTATATTTGAAGGAAAATATAATAAGGATGCTTCAAATATAATAAAAGAATATATGAAAGTAAATCCTGCTATTGAAACTATAATAGTTGATGATTCAAAAAAATACCCTCACATAGAGAATGAGGAAGAATTTTTAAACGATTTGAATATATATCTATAG
- a CDS encoding ParA family protein → MTKIIAFANQKGGVGKTTTAVNLSAALAEAGQSVLAIDFDPQGNLTSGLGIDKLNTEKTIYEVIIGDENINDAIVSTEVENLDIIPSNVDLSGAEIELLELEDRERTLRRKISEIYKTYDYILIDCPPSLSLLTINAFMASDSVVIPIQCEYYALEGLTQMLRTVNLIRERLNPTLEIEGIVFTMYDARNNLSGQVIEGVKGVISNENIFETIIPRNVKLAEAPSFGMPITEYDTTSTGAQAYRMLASEVLSKSGR, encoded by the coding sequence ATGACGAAAATTATTGCATTTGCAAATCAAAAAGGTGGTGTAGGTAAAACTACTACTGCTGTAAATCTTTCAGCTGCTTTAGCAGAGGCAGGACAAAGTGTTTTGGCGATAGACTTCGATCCACAGGGAAATCTGACAAGTGGACTTGGTATAGATAAGTTAAATACTGAAAAGACTATATATGAAGTTATAATTGGTGATGAAAATATAAATGATGCTATAGTAAGTACAGAGGTGGAAAATCTGGATATAATTCCTAGCAATGTGGATTTATCAGGTGCAGAGATAGAACTTCTTGAATTAGAGGACAGAGAGAGAACACTTCGAAGAAAGATCAGCGAAATATATAAGACTTATGATTATATATTGATTGACTGTCCTCCAAGCTTAAGTCTTTTGACTATAAATGCTTTTATGGCATCTGACAGTGTAGTTATTCCTATTCAATGTGAGTACTATGCTCTGGAGGGATTGACTCAGATGTTAAGAACTGTAAATCTAATTAGAGAAAGATTAAATCCTACATTGGAAATTGAAGGTATAGTTTTTACAATGTATGATGCTAGAAATAATCTGAGTGGTCAGGTTATAGAGGGTGTAAAAGGTGTTATTTCAAATGAAAATATATTTGAGACTATAATACCAAGAAACGTTAAGTTGGCGGAGGCTCCAAGCTTTGGAATGCCAATAACAGAATATGATACTACTTCAACTGGAGCACAGGCATATAGAATGTTGGCATCTGAAGTACTAAGTAAGAGTGGGAGGTAA
- a CDS encoding ParB/RepB/Spo0J family partition protein, translated as MAKRMALGKGADALLRNLNGTKATVDDTVDKNIDDSEKAGELMVKISLVEPNRNQPRKMFDKDSLDELTKSVQQYGVLQPIIVKKIGNRYEIVAGERRWRAAQAAGLSEVPVVVRDYDEQKAKEIAIIENIQRTDLNPIEEALAYKSLIEEYNLTQEELSDKVSKNRSTITNSLRLLKLSKNIQQYMIDGQISSGHARALLSLEDEGKRELLALDIMKRNLSVRDTEKAAKALSKKKKVDLSDINKEEGDTVRDLSLFYKEYEDSIQGVLGTKVHINQKDKNKGRIEIEYYSQVELDRIMDIFKTLG; from the coding sequence ATGGCAAAGAGAATGGCACTTGGCAAAGGGGCAGATGCTCTTCTTAGAAATTTGAACGGAACCAAAGCGACTGTTGATGATACAGTGGATAAAAATATAGATGATAGTGAAAAGGCCGGCGAATTGATGGTAAAGATCTCATTGGTTGAGCCGAATAGAAATCAGCCAAGAAAGATGTTTGATAAAGACAGTCTGGATGAGCTCACAAAGTCAGTGCAACAATATGGAGTATTGCAGCCTATAATAGTAAAAAAAATAGGTAATAGATATGAAATAGTTGCAGGTGAAAGAAGGTGGAGGGCTGCACAGGCGGCGGGCTTATCAGAAGTTCCGGTAGTTGTAAGAGATTATGATGAGCAAAAGGCTAAGGAAATTGCTATTATAGAAAATATTCAGAGGACAGATCTAAATCCTATTGAAGAAGCTTTGGCATATAAAAGTTTGATTGAAGAGTACAATTTGACTCAGGAAGAACTTTCTGATAAAGTTTCTAAAAACCGTTCTACTATTACTAATTCTCTCCGTCTTTTGAAGCTTAGTAAAAATATTCAACAGTATATGATAGACGGTCAAATTTCATCAGGACATGCAAGAGCATTGCTCAGTTTGGAGGATGAAGGGAAAAGAGAATTACTGGCATTGGATATAATGAAGAGAAATCTAAGTGTAAGAGATACAGAGAAGGCGGCAAAAGCATTATCAAAGAAAAAGAAGGTGGATCTTTCAGATATAAATAAAGAAGAAGGTGACACTGTAAGAGATTTATCTTTATTTTATAAGGAGTATGAAGACAGCATTCAGGGGGTTCTAGGAACTAAGGTACATATAAATCAAAAAGATAAAAATAAAGGAAGAATTGAAATAGAATATTATTCTCAAGTAGAGCTTGATAGAATAATGGATATTTTTAAGACATTAGGATAA